A section of the Cololabis saira isolate AMF1-May2022 chromosome 6, fColSai1.1, whole genome shotgun sequence genome encodes:
- the nxph2a gene encoding neurexophilin-2 yields the protein MDVLQTFLLLFLLHQVVPGKVNGGATDLIQLRDGDREETSPTRASPRIINPLRLFARGPSELQSNMREMTYLQNVEDFWDWLSNQTDVEAAQTRIKRRPIVKTGKFKKMFGWGDFHSNIKTVKLNLLITGKIVDHGNGTFSVYFRHNSTGMGNVSVSLVPPSKVVEFELAQQSTLETKDTKAFNCRIEYEKTDRNKKTALCSYDPSKVCYQEHTQSHVSWLCSKPFKVICIYIAFYSVDYKLVQKVCPDYNYHSDTPYSSTG from the coding sequence GTTGTACCTGGGAAGGTGAACGGAGGAGCCACAGATCTCATCCAGCTGAGGGACGGGGACAGAGAGGAGACGTCTCCCACCCGGGCCAGTCCCAGGATTATCAACCCCCTGCGCTTGTTCGCCCGGGGCCCCTCGGAGCTCCAGAGCAACATGAGAGAAATGACATATTTACAGAACGTGGAGGACTTCTGGGACTGGTTATCTAACCAGACAGACGTGGAGGCAGCGCAGACCAGGATCAAACGCAGGCCCATCGTCAAAACTGGCAAGTTTAAAAAGATGTTCGGATGGGGCGACTTCCACTCCAACATCAAGACCGTCAAGCTCAACCTGCTGATCACGGGCAAGATCGTGGACCACGGCAACGGCACGTTCAGCGTGTACTTCCGCCACAACTCCACGGGCATGGGCAACGTGTCGGTCAGCCTGGTGCCGCCCTCCAAGGTGGTGGAGTTCGAGCTGGCCCAGCAGTCCACGCTGGAGACCAAGGACACCAAAGCCTTCAACTGTCGCATCGAGTACGAGAAGACGGACCGCAACAAGAAGACGGCGCTGTGCAGCTACGACCCATCCAAGGTGTGCTACCAGGAGCACACGCAGAGCCACGTGTCCTGGCTCTGCTCCAAACCCTTCAAGGTCATATGCATATACATCGCCTTCTACAGCGTAGACTATAAACTGGTGCAGAAGGTTTGCCCCGACTACAACTACCACAGCGACACGCCGTACTCCTCCACAGGATGA